One genomic segment of Kiritimatiella glycovorans includes these proteins:
- the pyrF gene encoding orotidine-5'-phosphate decarboxylase — protein sequence MNIRSQPELIVALDVPELDRACELADRLPDEVTWCKVGLELFGADGPAAVRALKERGRKVFLDLKLHDIPRTVGRAVRSLAATGADMMTLHAGGGRAMCAQAAEAAASCDRPPLLLGVTVLTSLNREDLGELGVDRTVDEQAGSLGDLAIEAGLDGLVCSVWEAAALRARHPAARLVTPGIRLPDQETGDQKRIATPALAAREGASHIVVGRPIVQAEDPAAAAQTILNELRNPPA from the coding sequence ATGAACATTCGATCGCAACCTGAATTGATTGTCGCGCTGGATGTACCGGAGCTTGACCGGGCGTGTGAGCTGGCGGACCGGCTTCCGGACGAGGTGACCTGGTGCAAAGTCGGGCTGGAGCTGTTCGGCGCCGACGGGCCGGCGGCAGTACGGGCCCTGAAGGAACGCGGGCGAAAGGTGTTTCTCGACCTGAAACTCCACGACATCCCTAGGACCGTGGGCCGCGCGGTGCGTTCTCTTGCGGCGACGGGTGCCGACATGATGACCCTGCACGCCGGCGGGGGACGTGCCATGTGCGCGCAGGCGGCGGAAGCGGCCGCGTCCTGCGACCGCCCTCCTCTGCTGCTGGGGGTGACGGTGCTGACCAGTTTGAACCGTGAGGATCTCGGCGAGCTGGGGGTGGATCGCACCGTGGATGAGCAGGCGGGGTCGCTGGGGGATCTGGCGATCGAAGCGGGGCTGGACGGTCTGGTCTGCAGTGTCTGGGAAGCGGCGGCGCTCCGCGCGCGGCATCCCGCAGCCAGGCTGGTCACGCCGGGCATCCGGCTGCCCGACCAGGAGACGGGCGATCAGAAACGCATCGCCACTCCCGCGCTGGCCGCCCGGGAAGGCGCGAGCCATATCGTGGTCGGCCGCCCGATCGTACAGGCCGAAGATCCGGCGGCGGCCGCGCAGACGATCCTGAACGAGTTGCGCAATCCGCCCGCTTAG
- the gyrA gene encoding DNA gyrase subunit A, which produces MIEPGQERIDRVNLEEEMQRAYIDYSMSVIVGRALPDARDGLKPGHRRILYAMRERGWSSSKPYVKCAKVVGETIGNYHPHGDMAVYDTLVRMAQDFSMRCGLIDGQGNFGSIDGDNAAAYRYTECRLTAAAEELLADIDKETVDTRPNFDETTTEPVVLPARLPNLLLNGSTGIAVGMATNIPPHNLGEIVDGIIHLIDRPDTPCTELLQFVKGPDFPTAGIVRGAAGIRSFYETGRGRMKMRGRAEIEEDDKGRARIIITEIPYAVNKAALITKAAQLVRDKKLEGISDIRDESDKRGIRVVVEIKRGAVPKVVLNNLYRHTTLESTFGAIMLALDHGRPRVMNLKEVLQCFVDHRLEVLTRRTRYELEKAEARAHIVEGLLKALDHLDEVVRTIRESRNRDEAESKLIARFEFSEAQAKAILEMRLYQLTGLEREKLEEEYGELQERIAYLRSLLESRRKMLEVLKGDLVEMKERYAGPRLTELQPGEDDMDMEDLIADAPCVVTLSRADYIKRVPVDTYRQQRRGGKGVRGMATKDEDAVKHVMTAMLHDTMLCFTETGRLYRLKTWQIPEAARQSRGRSVANLLQLEEEESLASIHCVREFTDDCCLLMATRKGIVKKTPLSAYRNIRTVGIRAVNVEDGDRLVGVRLVREGDDVLLTTRRGMTIRFSEAQARPMGRVARGVRGISLSSGDEVVSLEIVDPETDLLTVTEQGYGKRTSFDEYRRQSRGGKGLIGIRLTERNGNVVGAHAVREEDGVMLITQSGQLVCIAVNEVSRIGRNTQGVRLVRLNEDDRLVSAAVLLQDATEGEDEADAEQQSAEPEETEPPREEGE; this is translated from the coding sequence ATGATCGAGCCCGGGCAGGAAAGGATTGACCGCGTCAATCTCGAAGAAGAAATGCAGCGCGCCTACATCGACTACTCGATGAGCGTCATCGTGGGCCGCGCGCTACCGGACGCGCGCGACGGGCTCAAGCCGGGCCATCGCCGCATCCTCTACGCCATGCGCGAACGCGGGTGGAGCAGCTCCAAGCCGTACGTCAAATGCGCGAAAGTGGTCGGCGAAACGATCGGGAATTACCACCCGCACGGCGATATGGCCGTCTACGATACGCTCGTGCGGATGGCGCAGGACTTCTCGATGCGCTGCGGGCTGATCGACGGGCAGGGGAACTTCGGGTCGATCGACGGGGATAACGCCGCCGCCTACCGCTATACGGAATGCCGGCTCACCGCCGCCGCCGAGGAACTGCTGGCCGACATCGATAAGGAAACGGTCGATACGCGGCCGAACTTCGATGAAACGACCACCGAGCCGGTGGTGCTGCCCGCGCGCCTGCCGAACCTGCTGCTCAACGGCAGTACCGGCATCGCGGTCGGAATGGCCACTAATATCCCTCCGCATAACCTCGGAGAAATCGTCGACGGTATCATTCACCTGATCGACCGCCCGGATACCCCCTGCACCGAGCTGCTCCAGTTCGTCAAAGGCCCCGACTTCCCCACGGCCGGGATCGTGCGAGGCGCCGCCGGTATCCGCTCGTTCTACGAGACGGGCCGCGGGCGTATGAAGATGCGCGGGCGGGCCGAGATCGAGGAGGACGACAAGGGCAGGGCGCGCATTATTATCACGGAGATCCCGTACGCCGTGAACAAGGCCGCGCTGATTACCAAGGCGGCGCAGCTCGTGCGCGACAAGAAGCTCGAGGGCATCTCCGACATCCGCGACGAATCCGATAAGCGCGGCATCCGGGTGGTGGTCGAAATCAAGCGCGGCGCCGTGCCGAAGGTCGTGCTCAATAATCTCTACCGCCACACCACCCTGGAGTCGACCTTCGGCGCCATCATGCTCGCCCTCGACCACGGGCGCCCGCGCGTTATGAACCTGAAGGAAGTGCTCCAGTGCTTCGTCGACCACCGGCTGGAGGTCCTGACCCGCCGCACCCGCTACGAGCTGGAGAAGGCCGAGGCCCGCGCCCACATCGTGGAAGGCCTGCTCAAGGCGCTCGATCACCTGGACGAGGTGGTCCGCACGATCCGCGAATCGCGGAATCGCGACGAGGCCGAATCGAAACTTATCGCCCGCTTCGAGTTCAGCGAGGCGCAGGCGAAGGCCATCCTGGAGATGCGGCTCTACCAGCTCACCGGCCTCGAACGGGAAAAACTGGAAGAGGAATACGGCGAGCTGCAGGAACGGATCGCCTACCTGCGCAGCCTGCTCGAAAGCCGCCGCAAGATGCTGGAAGTGCTCAAGGGCGACCTGGTCGAGATGAAGGAGCGCTACGCCGGACCCCGCCTCACGGAACTGCAGCCGGGCGAGGACGACATGGATATGGAGGACCTCATCGCCGATGCCCCGTGCGTGGTCACGCTCTCCCGGGCCGACTACATCAAGCGCGTGCCGGTCGATACCTATCGTCAGCAGCGTCGCGGCGGCAAGGGCGTACGCGGCATGGCGACCAAAGATGAGGACGCGGTCAAGCACGTGATGACCGCCATGCTTCACGACACCATGCTCTGCTTCACCGAAACCGGGCGCCTCTACCGCCTCAAGACCTGGCAGATCCCGGAGGCGGCGCGCCAGTCGCGCGGCCGGTCCGTCGCCAACCTTCTCCAGCTGGAAGAAGAGGAATCCCTGGCGTCCATCCACTGCGTACGCGAGTTTACCGACGACTGCTGCCTGCTGATGGCCACGCGGAAGGGCATCGTCAAAAAAACGCCGCTCTCCGCGTACCGCAATATCCGTACCGTCGGCATCCGCGCCGTCAACGTGGAAGACGGCGACCGCCTCGTGGGCGTGCGCCTGGTCCGGGAAGGCGACGACGTGCTGCTCACGACCCGCCGCGGAATGACGATCCGCTTCAGCGAGGCCCAGGCGCGGCCGATGGGGCGCGTGGCCCGCGGAGTGCGCGGCATCTCGCTCTCGTCCGGCGACGAAGTGGTCAGCCTCGAAATCGTCGACCCCGAAACGGACCTTCTTACGGTCACGGAACAGGGTTACGGCAAGCGGACGTCGTTCGACGAGTACCGTCGCCAGAGCCGCGGCGGAAAAGGGCTGATCGGTATCCGCCTCACGGAGCGCAACGGGAACGTCGTAGGGGCGCACGCCGTGCGCGAGGAGGACGGCGTGATGCTGATCACGCAGAGCGGACAGCTCGTCTGCATCGCCGTGAACGAAGTGAGCCGCATCGGCCGCAATACGCAGGGGGTGAGGCTCGTCCGGCTGAATGAGGACGACCGCCTCGTCTCCGCCGCCGTCCTGCTTCAGGATGCGACGGAAGGGGAGGACGAAGCGGACGCGGAACAGCAAAGCGCGGAACCGGAAGAAACGGAACCGCCGAGGGAAGAAGGTGAATGA
- a CDS encoding LamG-like jellyroll fold domain-containing protein, which produces MKTRSASCVITGAVLALVLGCVMCGASPRVVAWYPFDGNCADAGTRGYDGIPTNVSFSSDVPEALGEGQSLFFSESFDERYVEIPDVTELAGRYALTCWLKVPAGYTNTAGGRMILANRAASEGVWFWVNAWNHDTRSIHAGSRTVEGVSGEANTPHGIVPYGEWMHVALNCHGSNVTFYLNGREVSTAPVQPGYPFDHAWRIGGSFQANPTCWTGWMDDVALWNDVLPSNLVYRLAYNTASPADHLHPWWDELLRMGEFHRFYQATNANASAAMTTGGSDPMWGSFALRTAFLRCENGLGWEAIADTEMRRIGWIEAFGTSHGYHAEVRTNEFGEWIKREDDPECTRIFRNSWAWNGYEPEGEVVWIGAPNYFEDDDFARPYTRIHPEYGTDHIVRYPDGTVATGYLDTVESWHTGPEDPRLLRFYDATCAKSVNSNRAITGYTSSTNVIPYAWDDEGRLKPGYLPDPDDPTNSVALTVHVLKDPMCPTWEVYLDGCLRQLLDEGFDGLWVDNWSSFDFFGSKPINKAFGEWSVALFRDYLAEHFSAGELNAMGVADVESFDIRGWLRETCRSFGGNPVNESDRTWRDARWRDEKLWRVYKIYLRQEAGAALDRAYHLIKDIANEYGKPDFWIAGNDLQINMGFARTELDTAFPELTWTFGLATGGMHEGLGFRPPPYGSYVPHHKMGLAHSRSRKFYVWYYMPVYYDENDEPLPKTDNMADILHYQGLAHNTLPRVQPDSAKVAGTEAEVRAFFDFCEAVEDIHGARAPVEQVGLFFSSSDQLLNILPGNMHDNGQPHMFAHWGWGTALDWNRYHYRVVPEWKLTEENLGDLTVLIVPNVEVFDPSRVSELTAWVEDGGNLIVTGPSGQRRGESGWFETMADLSLASLTGVSDYGSAPEERLTAVGAGQVLFLKDTIGYDFFCATESRPSMLDSFRDAIGRFGLGDDFPVVQDAVDEPFTLGISVHHDMPERRYFIDLYNTDIDVDTDVITPTEPASFKVRLPAWLAEEPLSVQAYTPDGSVDLDVAQASGDRVEISIGSFERYISIVLTSARSTGNVKLDDWLDRHYGAACTNYLQWAAGDTDGDGFTAEQEYAAGTDPRNSSSRLRMRSAPDADGDGFRIRWTSEGGRYYAVEKATRLEAGFTQTLAARMAATPPSNSVIDADVDARAGFYRVRVVDP; this is translated from the coding sequence ATGAAGACACGATCTGCGAGTTGCGTGATAACGGGCGCGGTGTTAGCGCTGGTGCTGGGATGCGTCATGTGCGGGGCTTCGCCGCGCGTGGTGGCCTGGTATCCGTTCGACGGGAATTGCGCAGACGCCGGAACGCGCGGGTACGACGGGATTCCGACCAACGTTTCGTTTTCGTCCGACGTTCCCGAGGCGCTGGGTGAGGGACAGTCGCTTTTTTTCAGTGAGTCGTTCGACGAGCGGTACGTGGAGATCCCCGACGTCACCGAACTGGCCGGCCGCTATGCGCTCACATGCTGGCTGAAGGTGCCCGCGGGCTACACCAATACCGCCGGGGGGCGGATGATCCTGGCTAACCGCGCCGCCTCGGAGGGCGTCTGGTTCTGGGTCAACGCCTGGAATCACGACACCCGCTCCATCCATGCGGGATCAAGGACCGTGGAAGGCGTTTCCGGCGAGGCCAATACGCCGCACGGCATCGTGCCCTACGGGGAATGGATGCACGTCGCGCTCAACTGCCACGGATCCAACGTCACGTTCTATCTCAACGGGCGCGAGGTCTCCACCGCCCCCGTTCAGCCCGGCTACCCCTTCGATCACGCCTGGCGGATCGGGGGGAGCTTCCAGGCGAACCCTACCTGTTGGACGGGGTGGATGGACGACGTGGCGCTGTGGAACGACGTGCTGCCCTCCAACCTCGTCTACCGCCTCGCCTACAACACGGCCTCGCCGGCCGATCACCTGCACCCCTGGTGGGACGAGCTGCTGCGCATGGGGGAGTTTCATCGCTTCTACCAGGCGACGAACGCCAATGCGAGTGCCGCCATGACCACCGGGGGAAGCGACCCGATGTGGGGATCCTTCGCTCTGCGCACCGCCTTCCTGCGCTGTGAAAACGGACTGGGCTGGGAGGCGATTGCCGATACCGAAATGCGCAGGATCGGCTGGATCGAGGCGTTCGGTACCTCGCATGGCTATCATGCCGAAGTGCGCACGAACGAGTTCGGCGAGTGGATCAAACGCGAGGACGATCCCGAATGCACCCGCATCTTCCGCAATTCCTGGGCGTGGAACGGCTACGAGCCGGAGGGCGAGGTCGTGTGGATCGGTGCGCCGAACTACTTTGAAGACGATGATTTCGCGCGGCCCTATACGCGGATCCACCCGGAATACGGCACGGACCATATCGTCCGCTACCCCGACGGAACGGTGGCCACGGGCTATCTCGACACGGTCGAGTCCTGGCATACCGGCCCCGAAGACCCGCGCCTGCTGCGCTTTTACGATGCCACCTGTGCGAAGAGCGTGAACAGCAACCGCGCCATAACGGGCTATACCAGTTCGACGAATGTGATCCCTTACGCGTGGGACGACGAAGGCCGATTAAAACCCGGCTATCTGCCCGATCCCGACGATCCCACCAATTCGGTCGCCCTTACGGTGCACGTGCTTAAAGACCCGATGTGTCCGACGTGGGAGGTGTATCTCGACGGCTGTCTGCGCCAGCTTCTCGACGAAGGCTTCGACGGGCTTTGGGTCGACAACTGGAGTTCGTTCGACTTCTTCGGATCGAAGCCGATCAACAAGGCCTTCGGGGAGTGGTCGGTCGCACTGTTCCGCGACTACCTCGCGGAACATTTTTCGGCCGGTGAGCTGAACGCGATGGGCGTCGCCGACGTGGAGAGTTTCGACATCCGCGGCTGGTTGCGCGAGACCTGCCGTTCCTTCGGCGGCAATCCCGTGAACGAATCGGACCGGACGTGGCGCGACGCCCGCTGGCGCGATGAAAAGCTGTGGCGTGTTTACAAAATCTACCTGCGGCAGGAGGCGGGCGCCGCGCTCGACCGCGCCTACCACCTCATCAAGGATATCGCCAACGAGTACGGAAAACCCGACTTCTGGATCGCCGGCAACGACCTTCAGATCAATATGGGCTTCGCCCGCACCGAGCTGGATACTGCGTTCCCCGAGCTGACCTGGACGTTCGGACTCGCGACCGGAGGCATGCACGAGGGGCTGGGCTTCCGCCCCCCGCCGTACGGGAGCTACGTGCCGCATCATAAGATGGGCCTCGCCCACAGCCGCAGCCGCAAGTTTTACGTCTGGTACTACATGCCGGTCTACTACGACGAGAACGATGAACCGCTTCCCAAGACCGATAATATGGCCGATATCCTGCACTACCAGGGCCTCGCGCACAACACCCTGCCGCGCGTGCAGCCCGATTCGGCCAAGGTCGCCGGCACCGAAGCCGAGGTGCGCGCCTTTTTTGATTTCTGTGAGGCCGTAGAGGATATCCACGGGGCGCGTGCTCCCGTCGAGCAGGTCGGCCTCTTCTTTTCCTCGTCCGATCAGCTGCTCAATATCCTGCCCGGGAATATGCACGACAACGGTCAGCCGCACATGTTCGCGCACTGGGGATGGGGCACGGCACTCGACTGGAACCGCTACCACTACCGCGTCGTACCCGAGTGGAAACTCACGGAGGAAAACCTCGGGGATCTCACCGTCCTGATCGTTCCGAACGTGGAGGTCTTCGATCCGTCGCGGGTGAGCGAACTCACCGCCTGGGTGGAGGACGGCGGCAACCTGATCGTGACCGGACCCTCCGGGCAGCGCCGGGGAGAGAGCGGCTGGTTCGAGACGATGGCCGATCTCTCGCTTGCGTCGCTCACCGGCGTCTCCGATTACGGCAGTGCGCCGGAAGAGCGTTTGACGGCCGTCGGGGCCGGGCAGGTGCTCTTCCTGAAAGATACGATCGGGTACGATTTCTTCTGCGCCACCGAGTCGCGGCCGTCCATGCTCGATTCCTTCCGCGACGCCATCGGCCGGTTCGGTCTCGGCGACGACTTCCCGGTCGTGCAGGATGCGGTCGACGAGCCGTTCACCCTGGGCATCTCCGTGCATCATGACATGCCGGAACGACGTTATTTTATCGACCTCTACAATACCGACATCGATGTAGACACCGACGTGATCACGCCGACCGAGCCGGCGTCCTTTAAGGTGCGGCTTCCCGCCTGGCTGGCGGAGGAACCGCTGTCCGTTCAGGCTTACACCCCGGACGGTTCGGTCGATCTGGACGTGGCCCAAGCGTCGGGCGATCGAGTCGAGATCAGCATCGGCAGCTTCGAGCGCTATATTTCGATCGTCCTGACCAGCGCGCGCAGCACGGGAAACGTTAAGCTCGACGACTGGCTCGACCGACACTACGGCGCAGCCTGCACCAATTACCTGCAGTGGGCGGCCGGGGATACGGACGGCGACGGGTTTACGGCGGAGCAGGAATACGCCGCCGGCACGGATCCGAGGAACAGCTCATCCCGCTTGCGCATGCGTTCGGCTCCGGACGCGGATGGAGACGGGTTCCGCATCCGTTGGACCAGTGAAGGCGGGCGGTATTACGCGGTCGAAAAGGCGACCCGTCTCGAAGCGGGTTTTACGCAGACGCTGGCAGCGCGCATGGCCGCCACGCCCCCGTCGAACTCGGTCATCGACGCGGACGTCGACGCCCGCGCGGGTTTCTACCGCGTTCGCGTCGTGGACCCGTAA
- the hisB gene encoding imidazoleglycerol-phosphate dehydratase HisB gives MMDARTATLERETRETRIRVELNIDGAGVFDIETGIPFMNHMLELFGRHSGLDLTLKATGDIEVDYHHEVEDIGLVLGEALDKALGDRAGIRRYGDALLPMDDALSRVAVDLGGRPFLVYHMANRTKKIRDFNLCLIEEFFRAFTIQGRMNLHIEQLYGKEPHHAYESVFKGVARALRAACEPDPRYGGEIPSSKGRI, from the coding sequence ATGATGGATGCACGCACCGCCACGCTCGAGCGTGAAACCCGGGAGACGCGCATACGGGTCGAGCTGAACATCGACGGCGCCGGCGTTTTCGATATCGAAACCGGCATCCCCTTCATGAACCATATGCTCGAACTGTTCGGGCGGCACTCGGGGCTCGATCTGACCCTGAAGGCGACCGGGGATATCGAGGTGGACTATCATCACGAGGTGGAGGACATCGGACTCGTGCTGGGCGAGGCACTCGACAAGGCCCTGGGCGACCGGGCCGGCATCCGCCGCTACGGCGACGCACTGCTCCCGATGGACGACGCCCTGAGCCGCGTCGCCGTCGACCTCGGCGGCCGACCCTTCCTCGTGTACCACATGGCGAACCGCACGAAGAAAATCCGCGACTTCAACCTGTGCCTGATCGAAGAGTTCTTCCGGGCGTTCACCATTCAGGGGCGGATGAACCTCCATATCGAGCAGCTCTACGGCAAGGAACCCCACCACGCCTACGAGTCGGTCTTCAAGGGTGTGGCGCGCGCCCTGCGCGCTGCCTGCGAACCCGACCCGCGCTACGGCGGCGAGATTCCCAGCAGCAAGGGCCGGATCTGA
- the amrB gene encoding AmmeMemoRadiSam system protein B, whose amino-acid sequence MKKEKRILQSALAGTWYPAGASELEAMIESCICRAGGAPVEGPVRALLLPHAGYPYSGAVAAAGLRAVRGGEYRRVVIIGPSHQTPLAGSISVPDATHYETPLGRIPLDTRVIGALREHPEVTSREEAHAAEHSVQIQVPLLQYALKDFSLVPILAGRLDAASARRVAARIAPHLDEHTLLVISSDFTHYGPGFGYTPFHREIQERLRELDMGAFEKIRAVDLEGWFSYIDETGATICGRDPVAVLLALLGPGDTVELIEYDTSGRITGETDHSVSYVSAAVPGRWPEREGAGRKAEAQEDGRGSATPGTRERMELLTLARKSIEYFMERQRIPEPEDLGMELSRDLRRKAGAFVTLHLGGRLRGCIGEIMPRREVFRVVLERAVDAAVHDYRFPPLTSDELDRTEIEISVLTPPQPVDDWKEIELGRHGIILEKEGHSAVFLPQVAAEQGWDLEETLDHLASKAGLPPGAWRGNTRFRVFEAIVFGEER is encoded by the coding sequence ATGAAAAAAGAGAAGCGCATACTCCAGTCGGCGCTTGCAGGGACCTGGTATCCCGCCGGGGCCAGCGAGCTCGAAGCGATGATCGAGTCCTGCATATGCAGGGCGGGGGGCGCACCCGTGGAGGGACCGGTCCGCGCCCTGCTGCTGCCGCACGCCGGATACCCTTATTCGGGGGCCGTGGCGGCGGCGGGCCTCAGGGCGGTCCGGGGAGGCGAGTACCGGCGGGTCGTCATCATCGGCCCCTCGCACCAGACCCCGCTGGCGGGATCAATCAGCGTGCCGGACGCCACCCATTACGAGACTCCGCTCGGGCGGATCCCTCTGGACACGCGCGTGATCGGGGCGCTTCGGGAACACCCCGAGGTGACCTCGCGCGAAGAAGCGCATGCCGCGGAGCACAGCGTCCAGATCCAGGTTCCTCTTCTGCAGTATGCCCTGAAGGATTTTTCGCTGGTGCCGATCCTTGCGGGGCGGCTGGACGCCGCCTCGGCGCGCAGGGTGGCCGCGCGGATCGCGCCTCATCTCGATGAGCACACGCTTCTGGTGATCAGTTCCGATTTCACGCATTACGGCCCCGGATTCGGGTACACGCCCTTTCACCGCGAAATTCAGGAACGGCTGCGCGAACTGGATATGGGGGCGTTTGAGAAGATCCGCGCGGTTGATCTCGAGGGCTGGTTCTCCTATATCGACGAGACCGGCGCCACCATCTGCGGGCGCGACCCGGTGGCTGTGCTCCTGGCGCTGCTCGGACCCGGCGACACGGTGGAGCTGATCGAATACGACACTTCGGGCCGGATCACGGGTGAGACGGATCATTCGGTGAGCTACGTCAGTGCGGCCGTTCCGGGCCGCTGGCCGGAGCGGGAGGGTGCCGGGCGGAAAGCCGAAGCGCAGGAAGACGGCCGCGGGTCCGCGACTCCGGGCACGCGGGAGAGGATGGAACTGCTGACCCTCGCGCGAAAAAGCATCGAGTACTTCATGGAGCGGCAAAGGATCCCGGAACCCGAAGACCTCGGAATGGAACTGAGCCGCGATCTGAGGCGGAAAGCAGGCGCATTCGTCACGCTGCACCTCGGGGGCCGGCTCCGGGGCTGCATCGGTGAAATCATGCCGCGCAGGGAGGTCTTCCGCGTGGTCCTCGAACGCGCGGTCGATGCCGCCGTGCATGATTACCGCTTCCCGCCGCTGACTTCGGATGAGCTTGATCGGACGGAGATCGAGATTTCGGTGCTCACACCGCCGCAGCCGGTCGACGACTGGAAGGAGATCGAACTCGGCCGTCACGGGATCATTCTCGAGAAGGAGGGTCACAGCGCCGTATTTCTGCCCCAAGTGGCCGCCGAACAGGGCTGGGATCTTGAAGAGACCCTCGATCACCTCGCCTCCAAGGCGGGACTTCCGCCCGGGGCCTGGCGCGGGAACACGCGCTTCAGGGTTTTTGAAGCGATCGTGTTCGGCGAGGAACGGTAG